The following coding sequences lie in one Chitinophagaceae bacterium genomic window:
- a CDS encoding Rieske (2Fe-2S) protein produces the protein MKQYLIPISKEEVLEEIKTNGFLRLSLKEIPIAVTYFENTFYAFDDRCPHLGFFLSRGHINPQGQVVCPLHSYRYNLKNGEECMLRGKNLVFFSTIETETELFIQML, from the coding sequence ATGAAGCAATACTTGATTCCCATTTCCAAGGAAGAGGTTTTAGAAGAAATAAAAACAAATGGTTTTTTGAGATTATCTCTGAAAGAAATCCCGATTGCCGTTACATATTTTGAAAATACTTTTTATGCTTTTGATGATAGATGTCCGCATTTGGGATTTTTTTTGAGCAGGGGACATATAAACCCGCAGGGACAGGTGGTTTGCCCTCTCCATTCTTATAGATATAATCTCAAAAATGGAGAAGAGTGTATGCTTCGTGGAAAAAACCTCGTCTTTTTCTCTACAATAGAAACCGAAACAGAACTCTTTATTCAAATGCTCTAA
- a CDS encoding 4'-phosphopantetheinyl transferase superfamily protein encodes MPIVYIKKIYPNSILGIWKIDETEEAMQLLSPQNFSEIFPSKKITHPQRLLEYLSVRILLLTLCDSMGLFVSKFYEDPKGKLHHLGSTFEFSFSHSFPFASVLVSNRKVGIDIEKPSAQILKIKDRFLSVAEQGIFSDSEEALCIAWTAKEALYKMLEEDCSFLTDLQIISYDAKKKYIRARFPFQNREALVRFFRFENVYVTYTLGN; translated from the coding sequence ATGCCAATAGTTTATATAAAAAAAATATACCCCAACTCCATACTTGGTATCTGGAAGATAGATGAAACCGAAGAAGCAATGCAACTACTCTCCCCTCAAAATTTTTCGGAAATATTTCCTTCTAAAAAGATAACCCATCCTCAAAGATTATTAGAATACCTCTCTGTTCGCATATTATTGCTCACATTATGTGATTCTATGGGGCTATTTGTTTCCAAATTTTATGAAGATCCCAAAGGAAAATTACACCATTTGGGGTCGACCTTTGAATTTTCGTTCTCGCATTCTTTTCCTTTTGCTTCTGTTCTTGTTTCCAATAGAAAAGTGGGAATAGATATAGAAAAACCTTCTGCTCAAATTCTTAAAATAAAAGATAGATTTCTTTCTGTGGCAGAGCAAGGAATATTTTCTGATAGTGAGGAAGCGTTGTGTATCGCATGGACAGCAAAAGAAGCACTTTATAAAATGTTAGAAGAGGATTGTTCTTTTCTCACTGATTTACAGATTATTTCTTATGATGCAAAAAAAAAATATATCCGAGCAAGGTTTCCCTTCCAAAATAGAGAGGCGCTTGTTCGTTTCTTTAGGTTTGAAAATGTGTATGTTACCTATACATTAGGTAATTAA
- the udk gene encoding uridine kinase, with the protein MSYTIGITGGSGSGKTSFLNKLLEHFTEKEICLVSLDNYYKLREEQPLDEKGVKNFDTPEGIDFSQLQYDLKELMKGNVVSKKEYTFNNPNKVPKVLTFTPAPIIIVEGFFIFYKQEIEECIELKIFMDARPDIMLKRRITRDAVERGYDLDDVLYRYENHVIPTYEKYIKPLKKKADIIIPNHTSFDKPLAILSAFIRELLKKK; encoded by the coding sequence ATGTCTTATACTATTGGTATTACAGGGGGGAGTGGTTCGGGGAAGACGAGTTTTTTAAATAAACTATTAGAGCATTTTACAGAAAAAGAAATATGTTTGGTTTCATTAGACAACTACTATAAGCTACGTGAGGAGCAACCTTTGGATGAAAAGGGGGTGAAAAATTTTGATACTCCCGAGGGAATAGATTTTTCTCAATTACAATATGATTTAAAGGAACTGATGAAAGGCAATGTGGTATCCAAAAAAGAATATACCTTTAATAACCCAAATAAAGTTCCAAAAGTATTGACTTTTACTCCTGCTCCTATCATTATTGTGGAGGGTTTTTTTATTTTTTATAAGCAAGAAATAGAAGAGTGCATAGAACTCAAGATATTTATGGATGCCCGCCCCGATATTATGCTGAAGAGAAGAATAACCCGTGATGCTGTGGAGCGAGGCTATGATTTAGATGACGTTTTATATAGATACGAAAACCACGTCATACCTACTTATGAGAAATACATTAAGCCTCTCAAAAAAAAGGCGGATATTATTATTCCTAACCATACTTCTTTTGACAAACCTCTTGCTATCCTTTCGGCATTTATTCGTGAATTATTAAAAAAAAAGTGA